The proteins below are encoded in one region of Paenibacillus sp. YYML68:
- the cobK gene encoding precorrin-6A reductase, with protein MILVMAGTSDARELAVRIQSAGYPLLATVVTDSAAKSLSEVGVPVITGRLPEQALAGLIAERGVTVLVDATHPFAEEASRNAMAAARATGVPYVRYEREQGRYEGHPRLTFVDDYEQAAELAAAKRGVVFLATGSKTLSIFTERLIGLPGTTLVARMLPRKDNMEKCEQLGVEQKNIVAMQGPFSKEMNQAFYRHYGVNVLITKESGQVGAVEEKLSAALELEIDTIVIGRPQLDYGVVYSDFDGVLEELRKLQELH; from the coding sequence ATGATTCTCGTCATGGCGGGCACGAGCGATGCGCGGGAGCTGGCTGTGCGCATCCAGAGCGCAGGCTATCCGCTGCTCGCAACGGTCGTGACCGACAGCGCAGCGAAGAGTCTGTCCGAGGTCGGTGTCCCGGTCATCACCGGACGCCTGCCGGAGCAGGCGCTCGCAGGGCTCATCGCCGAGCGGGGCGTCACGGTGCTCGTCGATGCGACGCATCCGTTCGCCGAGGAGGCGTCGCGCAACGCGATGGCGGCAGCGCGTGCGACGGGCGTGCCGTACGTTCGGTACGAGCGTGAGCAGGGCCGCTATGAGGGGCATCCGCGTCTGACGTTCGTCGACGACTACGAGCAGGCGGCGGAGCTTGCGGCTGCGAAGCGGGGTGTCGTGTTCCTCGCGACGGGGAGCAAGACGCTGTCGATTTTTACCGAGAGGCTGATCGGTCTGCCCGGTACGACGCTCGTTGCACGCATGCTTCCGCGCAAGGACAACATGGAGAAGTGCGAGCAGCTCGGCGTGGAGCAGAAGAACATTGTCGCCATGCAGGGGCCGTTCTCCAAGGAGATGAACCAGGCGTTCTACCGTCACTATGGCGTGAACGTGCTCATTACGAAGGAGAGCGGGCAGGTCGGCGCTGTCGAGGAGAAGCTGTCGGCGGCGCTGGAGCTGGAGATCGACACGATCGTCATCGGTCGGCCGCAGCTCGACTACGGGGTCGTCTACTCCGATTTCGACGGCGTGCTTGAGGAGCTTCGCAAGCTTCAAGAACTTCATTAG
- a CDS encoding precorrin-8X methylmutase → MDFHTEFKPLTVQPQEIEEKSFEIITEELGAHDYTPEQYKVVQRVIHASADFELGRSLVFHPDAVRAGIEAIRSGKPVIADVQMVQVGISKPRLDKFGSEVRVHISDPDVMQEAKRLNTTRAIIATRKASQEDGAIFAIGNAPTALLELIRLVKEGQARPGLIVGVPVGFVSAAESKDELLKLDIPFITNIGRKGGSPVAVATVNAISLMAEQQE, encoded by the coding sequence ATGGATTTTCATACAGAATTCAAGCCATTAACCGTACAGCCTCAGGAAATTGAGGAGAAGAGCTTCGAGATCATCACCGAGGAGCTCGGCGCGCACGACTATACACCAGAGCAGTACAAGGTCGTTCAGCGCGTCATTCACGCCTCGGCTGACTTCGAGCTCGGACGCAGTCTCGTGTTTCATCCGGACGCGGTGCGCGCCGGCATCGAGGCGATTCGCAGCGGCAAGCCGGTCATCGCCGACGTGCAGATGGTGCAGGTCGGCATCAGCAAGCCGCGCCTCGACAAGTTCGGCTCCGAGGTGCGGGTACACATCTCCGATCCCGACGTCATGCAGGAGGCGAAGCGGCTCAATACGACGCGTGCGATTATCGCGACAAGGAAGGCGTCGCAGGAGGACGGGGCGATTTTTGCCATCGGAAATGCCCCTACGGCGCTGCTGGAGCTCATTCGTCTCGTGAAGGAAGGGCAGGCGCGTCCCGGCCTCATCGTCGGTGTCCCGGTCGGCTTCGTGTCGGCGGCGGAGTCGAAGGACGAGCTGCTGAAGCTGGACATTCCGTTCATCACGAACATCGGGCGCAAGGGCGGCAGTCCGGTGGCGGTCGCGACCGTCAACGCGATCTCCCTCATGGCGGAGCAGCAGGAGTAG
- a CDS encoding cobalt-precorrin-5B (C(1))-methyltransferase — translation MAQERTSSRKSEASEEQAKPLRHGYTTGSCATAAAQAALEALIRQECVRESRIRLPIGEEVTFEIVRCEYEAHRASAEVIKDGGDDPDATHGARIISEVQWTDGEGVEIDGGIGVGRVTKPGLPVDVGQAAINPVPRKMLREAIENVLNRYELVRGVKVIVSVPDGEEIAKKTLNARLGILGGISILGTRGIVVPFSTAAYKASVAQAIRVAVKGGVEHIVLSTGGRTEKYGMELYPELPEEAFVEMGDFVGFAVQQCARQGIRRITLVGMMGKFSKVAQGVMMVHSKSAPVDFGFLAQLAEAAGSPPEVIEQVLGANTAAQVGDMMQGLGNGLFFETMGASCCRELLKEAGQTPGLTIETVIISMKAELLGRSQVEA, via the coding sequence ATGGCGCAGGAGCGGACAAGTAGCAGGAAGTCGGAAGCGAGCGAGGAGCAGGCGAAGCCGCTGCGTCACGGCTACACGACGGGCTCCTGCGCCACGGCGGCTGCTCAGGCGGCGCTGGAGGCGTTAATACGGCAGGAGTGTGTGCGCGAGTCGCGCATTCGGCTGCCGATCGGCGAGGAAGTGACGTTCGAGATCGTCAGGTGCGAGTACGAGGCGCACCGTGCGAGCGCCGAGGTGATCAAGGACGGCGGCGACGACCCAGATGCGACGCACGGCGCACGTATTATTAGCGAGGTGCAGTGGACAGACGGAGAGGGCGTGGAGATCGATGGCGGCATCGGCGTCGGGCGGGTGACGAAGCCGGGGCTGCCCGTGGACGTCGGTCAAGCGGCAATCAATCCCGTTCCTCGTAAAATGCTCCGCGAAGCGATCGAGAACGTCCTCAATCGCTACGAGCTGGTGCGCGGTGTGAAGGTGATCGTCTCGGTGCCGGACGGCGAGGAGATTGCGAAGAAGACGCTGAACGCGAGGCTCGGCATCCTCGGCGGCATCTCGATTCTCGGGACGCGGGGTATCGTCGTCCCGTTCTCCACCGCCGCCTACAAGGCAAGCGTGGCGCAGGCGATACGCGTCGCCGTCAAGGGCGGCGTCGAGCACATCGTGCTCTCGACAGGCGGCCGCACGGAGAAGTACGGCATGGAGCTGTACCCGGAGCTGCCGGAGGAGGCGTTCGTCGAGATGGGCGACTTCGTCGGCTTCGCCGTTCAGCAGTGTGCGCGACAGGGCATTAGGCGCATTACGCTCGTCGGCATGATGGGCAAGTTCAGCAAGGTCGCCCAGGGCGTCATGATGGTGCACTCGAAGAGTGCGCCGGTCGACTTTGGCTTCCTCGCGCAGCTGGCGGAGGCGGCGGGATCGCCGCCTGAGGTGATCGAGCAGGTGCTCGGCGCGAATACGGCGGCTCAGGTTGGAGATATGATGCAGGGGCTGGGGAACGGGTTATTTTTCGAGACGATGGGCGCTTCGTGCTGCCGAGAGCTGCTGAAGGAGGCCGGGCAGACGCCGGGATTGACGATTGAGACGGTTATTATATCGATGAAGGCGGAGCTGCTCGGGCGGTCGCAGGTGGAGGCGTAG
- the cbiE gene encoding precorrin-6y C5,15-methyltransferase (decarboxylating) subunit CbiE, translated as MSNSIIVMGIGDDGRQGLPSAYIERIEASELLVGGERQLQFFDSYAGEKLTIGAGLALSALAERLAAEERTVVVLASGDPLFYGIGGYLAGKLPGRVEVYPALSSLQLAFARIGDSWHDAAIVSLHGRPIQGLAQRIDGRRKVALLTDERNHPGEIARYLLEFGMTEYELFVGEHLGGDQERTGWYSLNDAAALADDYFAPLNVVVLRVRAGRGAAGAAGGAVQTDSTTAGAAIASGIATDSVGTATSASTAAAKAGRTTAWPLGIDDAEFAQRKPDKGLITKREVRVLSLAALGLKPDSIVWDIGTCTGSVAIEAARLCRDGAVYAIEKNEADLANAIANSRKFRTDITFVHGKAPEGLEAFPDPDAVFIGGSGGELRELLALCCSRLRPGGTIVLNAATIENLAASTKAFAEEGFVTDITLAQLSRSKPILDMTRFEGLNPVYIIAARRRESDAGEREKELDAGSGRKSGGIGNDSSASSGASSTGSASNDDSRSRKEANE; from the coding sequence ATGAGTAACAGCATTATAGTGATGGGAATCGGCGACGACGGCCGGCAAGGGCTGCCGTCTGCTTACATCGAACGCATCGAGGCGAGCGAGCTGCTCGTGGGCGGGGAGCGTCAGCTGCAGTTTTTTGACTCGTATGCAGGGGAGAAGCTGACGATCGGCGCAGGACTGGCGTTGTCTGCACTCGCAGAGCGACTTGCTGCGGAGGAGCGCACCGTTGTCGTGCTTGCCTCGGGCGATCCGCTCTTCTACGGCATCGGCGGCTATCTCGCAGGGAAGCTGCCGGGGCGCGTCGAGGTGTACCCGGCGCTCAGCTCGCTGCAGCTGGCGTTCGCGCGGATCGGCGACAGCTGGCATGACGCCGCGATCGTCAGCCTGCACGGACGCCCGATCCAGGGGCTGGCGCAGCGGATCGACGGCAGGCGTAAGGTAGCGCTGCTGACGGATGAGCGCAATCATCCGGGCGAGATTGCCCGGTACTTGCTCGAATTCGGTATGACCGAATACGAGCTGTTCGTCGGCGAGCATCTGGGCGGCGATCAGGAGCGCACAGGCTGGTACAGCTTGAACGACGCTGCGGCGCTGGCGGACGATTATTTTGCTCCGCTTAACGTCGTCGTGCTGCGTGTCCGTGCCGGCCGTGGTGCGGCAGGAGCGGCTGGTGGTGCGGTGCAGACGGACTCGACGACCGCAGGGGCAGCCATCGCGAGCGGCATCGCTACCGATTCGGTGGGGACTGCCACAAGCGCATCCACAGCTGCTGCTAAGGCAGGGCGCACAACGGCATGGCCGCTCGGCATCGACGACGCCGAGTTCGCTCAGCGCAAGCCGGATAAGGGGCTCATTACGAAGCGCGAGGTGCGCGTGCTCAGTCTGGCGGCGCTCGGCCTGAAGCCGGACAGCATCGTCTGGGACATCGGCACGTGCACAGGCTCGGTGGCGATTGAGGCGGCGCGCTTATGCCGTGATGGAGCTGTCTATGCGATCGAGAAGAATGAAGCGGACCTTGCGAATGCAATCGCCAATTCGCGCAAGTTTCGTACCGATATTACATTCGTTCACGGCAAGGCACCAGAGGGGCTCGAGGCGTTCCCGGACCCGGACGCTGTGTTCATCGGCGGCAGCGGTGGCGAGCTGCGGGAGCTGCTTGCACTCTGCTGCAGCCGTCTGCGTCCCGGCGGAACGATTGTGCTCAATGCGGCGACAATTGAGAATTTGGCGGCGTCGACGAAGGCTTTTGCCGAAGAAGGCTTCGTGACCGATATTACGCTAGCCCAGCTGAGCCGCAGCAAGCCGATTCTCGATATGACTCGGTTCGAGGGACTGAACCCGGTGTACATCATTGCAGCCAGACGGCGCGAGAGCGATGCGGGAGAGCGTGAGAAGGAGCTGGACGCAGGAAGCGGACGTAAGAGCGGCGGGATAGGCAACGATAGTAGCGCGAGCAGCGGTGCCAGCAGCACAGGCAGTGCCAGCAACGACGACAGCCGCAGTAGAAAGGAAGCGAACGAATGA
- the cobI gene encoding precorrin-2 C(20)-methyltransferase, translating into MSNLGTLYGLGVGPGDPELITVKAFRLLKQCPVIAYPRKKSGAKSYALAITELYVDTREKTMLALTFPMTKDREALELQWNKTVDTVWEQLSEGRDVAFVTEGDPMLYSTYIHLMRLMNERHPEVRTVSVPGISSINASASQLNLPLADGDEQIGIVPATDDYEAMRAVLERHDCVVFIKVAKVIDLMLRVLGDLGLTEKASVLTKVTSGEEQIWRNVTELAGRELEYLTLMVVRK; encoded by the coding sequence ATGAGCAACCTCGGCACGTTATATGGACTCGGCGTCGGTCCCGGTGATCCGGAGCTGATCACGGTCAAGGCATTTCGCCTATTGAAGCAATGTCCGGTCATTGCCTACCCGCGTAAAAAATCTGGGGCCAAGAGCTACGCGCTTGCCATCACTGAGCTGTACGTCGATACGCGGGAGAAGACGATGCTCGCGCTTACTTTTCCAATGACGAAGGATCGTGAAGCGCTGGAGCTGCAGTGGAACAAGACGGTCGATACGGTGTGGGAGCAGCTGAGCGAGGGTCGCGACGTCGCCTTCGTGACGGAGGGCGATCCGATGCTGTACAGCACATATATTCATCTCATGCGGCTCATGAACGAGCGTCATCCCGAGGTGCGGACCGTATCTGTGCCGGGCATCTCGTCGATCAACGCGTCGGCGTCTCAGCTGAACTTGCCGCTGGCGGACGGGGATGAGCAGATCGGCATCGTGCCCGCGACTGACGACTATGAGGCGATGCGTGCGGTGCTGGAGAGACATGACTGTGTCGTCTTCATCAAGGTGGCGAAGGTGATCGACCTCATGCTGCGCGTGCTCGGCGACCTCGGCTTGACGGAGAAGGCGTCCGTGCTGACGAAGGTGACGTCGGGCGAGGAGCAGATCTGGCGCAACGTGACGGAGCTGGCTGGACGGGAGCTTGAATATTTAACATTAATGGTGGTGAGAAAATGA